One genomic segment of Candidatus Bathyarchaeia archaeon includes these proteins:
- a CDS encoding DNA topoisomerase VI subunit B: protein MKTISQVFQEISPADFFYRNREIAGFANPARAIFSAIRELLENSLDATEPMGILPEIYIRLSSTNEGENENIYFLRVRDNGSGIPADYVPLAFCQFLFSSKYKLRQSRGTFGLGGTMTILYGQITTNKPVKVISSTGSQKIYEYTLMIDIERNRPIILDRRIRENEGGWHGTIVELSLEGDYTKAMPKVLEYLKQTAIVNPYANITFVDPRGRLYKFERVVSRLPPQPKETLPHPHGVDVETLYRIIRVTRCKTLLDFMQEHFHRVGKRIAQRFLEFAGFPEDADPKSLKPEEIVKLVQAMKSFNDFLPPDADCLSPLGEEILRAGILKELEPEFVAVTQRKPSAYSGHPFIIEVGIAYGGKVPIKDDILLYRFANKIPLVYDESGDVSWRIVKSIDWRNYGLTLGMPFAVLVHVCSTKIPWKTVGKEMIADRPEVSREILNGVREVARQLGAYLSRKERVKREKARLSVFAKYLPKIAEFSAKLAGKEEIPSVGELLRRARKLEED, encoded by the coding sequence GTGAAAACAATAAGTCAAGTATTTCAGGAAATAAGTCCAGCCGACTTCTTCTATAGGAATAGGGAGATAGCGGGTTTCGCGAACCCTGCAAGGGCTATTTTCTCAGCTATAAGAGAGCTTTTAGAGAATTCTCTTGACGCTACGGAACCCATGGGGATTTTACCGGAGATTTATATACGTTTATCGTCTACTAACGAGGGTGAGAATGAAAATATCTACTTTTTGAGAGTTAGAGATAATGGTTCAGGCATACCGGCAGACTATGTGCCATTAGCCTTCTGCCAATTCCTATTCAGCTCGAAATATAAGTTGCGGCAATCCCGTGGAACATTCGGTCTAGGCGGAACGATGACTATCCTCTATGGGCAGATAACGACTAATAAACCTGTAAAAGTTATCTCAAGCACCGGCTCCCAGAAGATATACGAGTACACCCTAATGATAGATATTGAGCGTAACCGCCCAATCATCTTAGATAGAAGAATACGTGAAAATGAGGGAGGATGGCATGGAACAATAGTTGAGCTGAGCCTTGAAGGCGATTATACCAAAGCGATGCCGAAGGTTCTCGAGTATTTAAAGCAGACGGCGATCGTTAACCCATACGCCAATATCACGTTTGTTGATCCAAGAGGTCGGCTATATAAGTTTGAGAGAGTTGTTTCAAGGCTTCCGCCCCAACCGAAAGAAACGTTGCCTCACCCCCATGGCGTGGACGTTGAAACATTATATCGCATAATACGTGTAACACGGTGTAAGACCCTACTCGATTTTATGCAGGAGCACTTTCATAGGGTTGGCAAACGCATTGCCCAACGTTTCCTCGAGTTTGCCGGTTTCCCGGAGGACGCCGACCCTAAAAGCCTTAAGCCAGAGGAGATAGTTAAGCTTGTCCAAGCAATGAAGAGCTTTAACGATTTTCTGCCGCCTGACGCCGATTGCTTATCGCCTTTAGGCGAAGAAATACTCAGGGCTGGGATACTGAAGGAGCTTGAACCCGAGTTTGTGGCTGTTACTCAGCGTAAGCCCTCAGCGTATTCTGGGCATCCATTCATTATTGAGGTTGGGATAGCGTACGGCGGCAAGGTTCCGATAAAAGACGACATACTTTTGTATAGGTTTGCAAACAAAATACCTCTAGTTTACGATGAGTCAGGCGATGTTAGCTGGAGGATTGTTAAGTCTATTGATTGGAGGAATTATGGGTTGACTCTCGGCATGCCCTTTGCTGTTTTAGTTCATGTATGCAGCACAAAGATACCGTGGAAAACTGTTGGGAAGGAGATGATTGCTGATAGACCGGAAGTTAGCAGGGAGATTTTAAATGGGGTAAGAGAGGTTGCACGTCAATTAGGAGCCTATTTATCGAGAAAAGAAAGAGTTAAACGTGAGAAAGCACGCCTCTCGGTCTTCGCGAAGTATCTGCCCAAAATAGCTGAGTTTTCGGCAAAACTGGCTGGAAAAGAGGAAATACCCAGTGTAGGGGAACTTTTAAGGAGGGCTAGGAAGCTTGAAGAAGATTAG
- a CDS encoding alpha/beta hydrolase family protein — MVDVVDAPQITDNFILKLYKRIKPSMSFKATSREEFEEWKAEVKNKIIQLLGEFPEPAPLEPLLLSSEETEKFVREKWLIQSEEDCYVPLYLLIPKNGGGKKPAILCAHGHGPYGKDPVAGVHFNDPERKANILRHNYNYGEQMAEAGFITIAPDWRSFGERIAYHNPYPGRDICNVHFLQHLILGRTLLGSNIFDGMRVIDFLLTRREVDPERIGCMGLSFGGTMTTFLALLDDRIKAADIICYATTGEHYAISRPNFCGSQIVPYLYKYMDVPDVIAAIAPKPLLIESGASDTCFWIHSALKAHETIRKAYEVSGHPENLWIEVFPGEHSFSGRKAFEFFKKFLMEKNA; from the coding sequence GTGGTTGATGTTGTTGATGCCCCTCAAATCACGGACAACTTCATCTTAAAGCTTTACAAGCGGATTAAACCTTCCATGTCCTTTAAAGCAACTTCCAGAGAGGAGTTTGAGGAATGGAAAGCCGAGGTGAAGAATAAAATTATACAGCTTTTAGGGGAGTTCCCTGAGCCAGCCCCATTAGAGCCCCTTTTACTTTCGTCTGAAGAGACTGAGAAATTTGTAAGGGAGAAGTGGTTAATTCAATCCGAGGAGGACTGCTATGTTCCGCTCTACCTACTGATACCGAAAAACGGCGGAGGAAAGAAGCCAGCAATACTTTGCGCTCACGGGCACGGCCCCTATGGCAAGGATCCCGTAGCAGGAGTTCACTTTAATGATCCTGAAAGAAAAGCTAACATTTTAAGGCACAACTATAATTATGGGGAGCAGATGGCTGAGGCGGGCTTCATAACCATTGCGCCTGATTGGAGAAGCTTTGGGGAGCGCATAGCCTATCACAATCCATATCCTGGAAGAGACATATGTAACGTTCATTTTCTCCAGCATCTGATCTTAGGTAGAACCCTGCTTGGGTCAAACATATTTGACGGAATGCGGGTAATAGACTTCCTTTTAACGAGAAGAGAGGTGGATCCGGAAAGAATAGGCTGCATGGGTCTCTCTTTTGGAGGAACAATGACCACTTTCTTAGCTCTGCTGGACGATAGGATAAAAGCTGCGGACATAATATGTTATGCGACAACCGGTGAGCATTACGCTATTAGCAGACCTAATTTCTGTGGCTCCCAAATCGTGCCATATTTATACAAGTATATGGATGTGCCTGATGTGATAGCTGCAATAGCGCCTAAACCACTGCTAATAGAAAGCGGTGCGTCCGACACATGCTTCTGGATCCATTCAGCGCTAAAAGCACATGAAACCATTAGAAAGGCGTATGAGGTTAGCGGGCACCCAGAAAATCTCTGGATAGAGGTTTTTCCGGGAGAACACAGCTTTTCGGGACGAAAAGCTTTCGAGTTTTTCAAAAAATTCCTTATGGAGAAAAACGCTTAG
- a CDS encoding DNA topoisomerase IV subunit A, giving the protein MKKISITAREKRREVLLKLERFGCDIYSQLEEGTFPNIIMPSRSIDNIYYDPELRQYVLGSKRVKRSAGNIRHLRPLTQLVWMAYFVHELTLNQKTSTLRDVFYSAQAYDVSFNTQDESDDIITDLETILGCTREDFNVFPEERSAVFGDLTIEYTVPNYEGKRLNLTSHPDGVMIGPALTSAEFVDTSADKVIAIEKGGLFTRFIEERVHEKFKAILVFLGGQAPRSTRYFIRRLNRELGLPVYVFTDADPWGMHIAMVIISGSANAAHVKELTTPDAKWAGVWASDIVNYKLPSDKLEDIDVKRLHELMRDPRYKGEIWQREINVFMKIQRKCELEAFSRYGLTHIVDKYLPQRLKDVGE; this is encoded by the coding sequence TTGAAGAAGATTAGCATCACAGCTAGGGAGAAGAGGAGAGAGGTTCTTTTAAAGCTTGAAAGGTTTGGATGCGACATATACAGCCAATTGGAGGAGGGAACGTTCCCGAACATTATTATGCCGAGCAGATCTATTGACAACATATACTACGACCCAGAGCTTAGGCAGTACGTCTTAGGTAGTAAGAGAGTTAAGAGAAGCGCGGGTAATATTAGGCATTTGAGACCCCTTACACAGCTGGTTTGGATGGCGTATTTCGTTCATGAGTTAACTTTAAATCAAAAGACTTCGACGCTCAGAGACGTCTTCTACTCAGCCCAAGCGTACGATGTATCTTTTAACACTCAGGATGAGTCCGACGACATTATAACTGATCTAGAAACAATATTGGGGTGTACAAGAGAAGACTTCAATGTTTTTCCAGAGGAGAGGTCGGCGGTTTTCGGCGACCTAACGATAGAATATACTGTCCCAAACTATGAGGGGAAGCGTCTTAATTTAACATCACATCCGGACGGCGTAATGATCGGGCCAGCGTTAACTTCAGCGGAGTTTGTGGATACAAGCGCCGACAAGGTTATAGCTATTGAGAAGGGTGGTTTATTCACGAGATTTATTGAAGAAAGGGTTCATGAAAAATTTAAGGCCATCCTAGTCTTTTTGGGCGGCCAGGCTCCGCGTTCAACAAGATATTTTATCCGCAGATTAAACCGAGAGCTGGGGTTGCCAGTTTACGTGTTTACTGACGCTGATCCGTGGGGCATGCACATAGCTATGGTGATAATTTCCGGTTCAGCTAACGCAGCCCACGTGAAAGAGTTGACGACACCTGATGCTAAATGGGCTGGTGTCTGGGCGTCTGACATAGTGAACTATAAGCTGCCAAGCGATAAGCTTGAGGACATAGACGTCAAGCGTCTACATGAACTTATGCGTGATCCGAGATATAAGGGGGAGATATGGCAGAGGGAGATAAACGTCTTCATGAAGATTCAGAGGAAGTGTGAGCTGGAAGCGTTCTCAAGGTATGGGTTAACCCACATTGTGGACAAGTATTTGCCGCAAAGATTAAAAGACGTTGGAGAGTAA